In a genomic window of Methylobacter sp. YRD-M1:
- a CDS encoding serine/threonine protein kinase, with translation MAEYYDPDTYPKQWNYLQTGTIIDQYIIERELAHGGFSSVYLARQISDQVQVAIKEYLPRKLAHRTWNNMVVANNEENQPLFRHGRALFFEEAKVLAKLKHPNIVEVINFFEANATVYMVMTYDYGLTLNKFLKHKAQPVTEEFLLAVFTSLLNGINHMHQHHLLHLDIKPANILVRPGNDALLLDFGAIQSFPLKRLSKQSKVLTKGFSPIEQHDLSAPLGPWTDIYAVGASMRACIEYKPLAPAPDRLHQDTLVPAVKAFKNKFPEFLLKAIDWAMELWPEKRPQSIAQLQQALAAGK, from the coding sequence ATGGCCGAATACTACGACCCCGACACCTATCCGAAGCAGTGGAACTATCTTCAAACCGGCACTATTATAGACCAGTATATAATCGAGCGGGAATTGGCGCACGGCGGATTCAGCTCGGTCTATCTGGCCAGGCAAATCAGCGATCAGGTTCAGGTTGCGATCAAGGAATATCTGCCGCGCAAGCTGGCGCATAGAACCTGGAACAACATGGTCGTCGCCAACAACGAGGAAAACCAGCCCCTGTTTCGGCACGGCAGAGCCTTGTTTTTTGAAGAAGCCAAGGTTCTGGCAAAGCTGAAACACCCCAATATCGTTGAGGTCATCAATTTTTTTGAAGCCAATGCCACAGTTTACATGGTCATGACTTATGACTATGGCCTGACGCTCAATAAGTTCCTGAAACATAAAGCCCAGCCTGTCACCGAAGAATTCCTGCTGGCCGTATTCACTTCACTGCTGAACGGCATCAACCATATGCATCAGCATCACTTGCTTCACCTGGACATCAAGCCCGCCAATATTCTTGTGCGCCCCGGCAATGATGCATTATTGCTCGATTTCGGCGCCATCCAGAGTTTTCCGCTCAAACGATTGAGCAAGCAAAGCAAGGTGCTGACTAAAGGTTTCTCTCCCATAGAACAGCATGACCTGAGCGCACCCTTAGGCCCCTGGACGGATATTTATGCCGTAGGCGCCAGCATGCGCGCCTGTATTGAATACAAACCATTGGCTCCTGCGCCGGACAGGCTGCATCAGGATACCCTCGTGCCTGCTGTTAAAGCCTTTAAAAACAAATTTCCGGAATTCCTGTTGAAAGCGATAGACTGGGCCATGGAACTGTGGCCGGAAAAGCGCCCACAATCGATTGCCCAGTTACAGCAGGCGCTTGCCGCAGGGAAATGA
- a CDS encoding YicC/YloC family endoribonuclease: MIRSMTAFAGNEAEIGNLTLSCELRTVNHRYCDITFKLPDRLRFIESDLRTLIAAKIKRGKVECIINCKKQAKEGQSLVINRDAVAALLAAANEIEQQMLAPLSFSALEVLAFPGIQQESDNDREQLKLGVLSLVDQSLAQLLEVREREGVQLGELIAERCLKMQEFVVAAGKRMPEVLAQLRSKLKDRITELVAEPDFDRLEQELVFLTQKLDISEELDRLETHIAEVLRVLKQKEPVGRRLDFLMQELNREANTLGSKSADKEMTQIAIELKVLIEQMREQIQNVE, from the coding sequence ATGATTAGAAGTATGACCGCTTTTGCCGGTAATGAAGCAGAAATCGGCAACCTGACCCTCAGCTGTGAATTGCGCACGGTTAACCACCGTTACTGTGATATCACATTCAAATTGCCGGATCGCTTGCGTTTTATCGAGTCTGATCTGCGGACCCTCATCGCGGCCAAAATTAAACGCGGCAAGGTGGAATGTATCATAAATTGCAAAAAACAGGCTAAGGAAGGTCAAAGTCTTGTGATTAACCGCGATGCTGTCGCGGCATTGCTGGCGGCCGCCAACGAAATCGAACAGCAGATGCTGGCCCCGCTGTCATTCTCGGCGCTAGAGGTGCTGGCTTTTCCCGGCATCCAGCAGGAGTCCGACAATGACAGGGAGCAGCTTAAGCTAGGCGTATTGTCGCTGGTCGATCAAAGCCTGGCCCAGCTGCTGGAAGTCAGGGAGCGGGAAGGCGTCCAGCTCGGCGAGCTGATCGCGGAGCGCTGCCTGAAAATGCAGGAATTTGTCGTTGCGGCCGGCAAACGCATGCCGGAAGTCCTGGCTCAGCTTCGCAGTAAGTTGAAAGACCGAATCACTGAATTGGTGGCCGAGCCAGACTTCGACCGCCTGGAGCAAGAACTGGTGTTTCTGACGCAAAAACTGGATATCTCCGAAGAACTGGACAGGCTGGAAACCCATATCGCCGAAGTGTTAAGGGTGCTCAAGCAAAAAGAGCCGGTCGGCAGGCGACTGGACTTTCTGATGCAGGAATTAAATCGCGAGGCCAACACGCTGGGGTCCAAATCGGCCGACAAGGAAATGACGCAGATCGCCATCGAGTTGAAAGTGCTGATTGAGCAGATGCGCGAGCAGATACAGAATGTTGAATAA
- the gmk gene encoding guanylate kinase, producing MNHGKLYIISAPSGAGKTSLVRQLIAELDSLTVSISHTTRPMRLGEEHGRDYYFVPVADFQAMLARQAFLEHAQVFDNFYGTARQTVEENLRQGLDVILEIDWQGAQQIKKLLPDSLSIFILPPSTDILQQRLRNRGQDDEQIIARRMRDAVAEISHYDEFDYLVVNDVFEQALAELKSILIANRLTRQRQQHHLEPLLKALLSQ from the coding sequence ATGAATCACGGAAAACTTTATATTATTTCCGCGCCATCCGGAGCCGGCAAAACCAGCCTGGTCAGACAACTGATCGCCGAACTCGACAGCCTGACCGTATCGATCTCTCATACGACGCGCCCCATGCGTCTCGGCGAGGAACATGGCCGGGATTACTACTTTGTTCCGGTGGCGGATTTTCAGGCTATGCTGGCGCGGCAGGCATTTCTTGAGCATGCCCAGGTGTTTGACAACTTCTACGGCACCGCGCGGCAAACCGTGGAGGAAAACCTGCGCCAGGGCCTGGATGTGATTCTGGAAATCGACTGGCAGGGCGCCCAGCAGATAAAAAAATTGCTGCCGGACAGCCTGTCAATTTTCATTCTGCCGCCTTCAACCGATATTCTGCAGCAGCGCCTTCGAAACCGCGGCCAGGACGATGAGCAGATCATCGCTCGCCGCATGCGCGATGCCGTCGCCGAAATAAGTCATTACGATGAGTTTGATTATCTGGTCGTCAATGATGTATTTGAGCAGGCGCTGGCGGAATTAAAAAGCATCCTGATCGCCAACCGGTTGACGAGGCAACGGCAACAGCATCATCTGGAGCCGTTGCTGAAAGCACTGCTCTCCCAATAA
- a CDS encoding RNA recognition motif domain-containing protein: protein MLIILKNIPANTQKKEIEEFIWPAVKGGFFRKGGKIESIQIKGQIDTQLNMAEFHALVRIEPDAVAIRVIKKLNRKLFKGKYTAIDEFHHRDWHNDRRTDAQQTPNDRRHVDRRRYHLKVIENISQLFSGRKSFHRKLD, encoded by the coding sequence ATGCTCATTATCTTAAAAAACATCCCGGCCAATACCCAAAAGAAAGAAATTGAAGAGTTTATCTGGCCGGCCGTTAAAGGCGGCTTTTTCCGCAAAGGCGGCAAAATAGAATCCATCCAGATTAAAGGGCAAATAGATACCCAATTAAATATGGCCGAATTTCATGCCCTGGTAAGAATAGAACCTGATGCCGTAGCGATAAGGGTCATCAAAAAGCTCAATAGAAAGCTATTTAAGGGCAAGTATACCGCCATCGATGAATTCCATCACCGGGATTGGCACAATGATCGCAGAACCGATGCCCAGCAAACGCCCAATGACAGGCGCCATGTGGACCGCAGGCGTTATCATCTCAAAGTGATTGAAAATATTTCGCAACTATTCAGCGGTAGAAAAAGCTTTCACAGAAAACTTGACTGA
- a CDS encoding DUF3240 family protein encodes MNNGKEYLVTLNVPPGLEEAVVDNLLVLESEHGFSSFIVNSHDHRNEGLSLLEQVTGRQKKIRFQMYVPEQGLPVLLAQLRQEFAGSGIHYWVMPVIENGFI; translated from the coding sequence ATGAACAACGGTAAAGAATACCTCGTTACTTTGAATGTCCCGCCCGGTCTTGAAGAGGCGGTCGTCGATAATCTATTGGTCCTGGAATCTGAGCACGGCTTCAGCAGTTTCATCGTCAATTCGCATGACCATAGAAACGAGGGCTTGTCGCTGCTTGAGCAGGTGACGGGCCGGCAAAAAAAAATCCGCTTTCAGATGTATGTGCCGGAGCAGGGGCTGCCGGTACTATTGGCGCAGTTAAGGCAGGAGTTTGCTGGCTCGGGCATTCATTACTGGGTCATGCCGGTCATTGAAAACGGCTTTATCTAG
- a CDS encoding efflux RND transporter permease subunit — protein MGGLIRFALSQRILMLLVIVLLAGGGYYAFKNIPIDAFPEVSPTQVKVIVKAAGMTPEEVEARITAPIEVELLGIPHQTMLRSIAKYALTDITIDFEEGTDIYWARQQIAERLNTMWSDLPAGIEGGIAPMTTPLGEMYMFSIEGGDLSLMERRSLLDWVIRPALRTVPGVADVNALGGLVRSFEVIPDNVRMAARGIDIDKLTKALESNNRNDGAGRLTEGEEALIVRAEGRIKTLDDVAAIVVDNKNGAPIKVSDVADIQVGALTRYGAVSKNGKGESITGLVLSLRGANARQTIEGIEKKMDELKAGFPPGVEAKVFYNRSNLVNKAVDTVQHALLEAIVLVVVLLILFLGNLRAALTVALILPLAALVTFILMQQMDMSANLMSLGGLAIAIGMLVDGAVVVVENIITHMAHTEKAQRLPRLHVIYRAAREVSVPVTSGILIIIIVFLPLLTLQGLEGKLFTPVALTIVFALSGSLLLSLSVIPVLSSYLLKKASHEEPWLPRQLLRLYQPALLWCIANSKKVFTGVGVLLVLTVAAFTQIGSTFMPTMDEGDIIVQLEKLPSITLADSVALDVQVQKNLLKNIPEITDVVARVGTDELGLDPMSLNDTDTFLILKPKEEWRMRSKEELIEEIRRVMAATPGIAFKFTQPIEMRVSEMLTGTRGDVAVKLFGPELSVLNEKAAQIAGVLRDIKGSSDVFTKQNEGMQFLQVTIDKTAAGRLGLDSDSIETMLRSQIEGLKLGIVQEGIRRTPLIIRGGSNTTNFENLQVTLPDGGHVPITTVAHLEKVEGVVSVERERGQRFVVISSNVQDRDLVGFVDEARQAVKDKVDLPTGYFVEFGGQFENQQRAAATLSVVVPVSLGLIFLLLFSTFGSVRQATLVLSNIPLAMVGGVFALWLSGEYLSVPASVGFIALLGIAVLNGVVMVSYFNQLRAAGMAMAQVVVVGSMRRLRPVLMTASIAAFGLIPLLFATGPGSEIQRPLAIVVIGGLVSSTFLTLFLLPILFKLFGQSPELQAEMNSMTDGVKS, from the coding sequence ATGGGTGGTCTGATTCGTTTTGCGCTGAGCCAGCGCATATTGATGCTGCTGGTCATAGTGCTGCTCGCCGGCGGCGGCTATTATGCCTTTAAAAACATTCCGATCGATGCCTTTCCGGAAGTCTCGCCGACTCAGGTCAAGGTCATCGTGAAAGCGGCCGGCATGACGCCGGAAGAGGTCGAAGCGCGCATTACCGCGCCGATAGAGGTTGAATTGCTGGGCATTCCGCATCAGACTATGCTGCGTTCGATTGCCAAATATGCGCTGACCGATATCACGATCGATTTCGAGGAAGGCACCGACATTTATTGGGCGCGCCAGCAGATCGCCGAACGCCTGAACACGATGTGGAGCGACCTGCCGGCCGGCATTGAGGGCGGCATTGCGCCGATGACGACGCCGCTCGGCGAGATGTACATGTTTTCGATCGAAGGCGGCGATCTGAGCCTGATGGAGCGGCGCAGCCTGCTGGATTGGGTGATCCGCCCCGCCCTGCGCACCGTCCCCGGCGTGGCTGACGTCAACGCGCTGGGCGGATTGGTCAGAAGCTTTGAAGTGATACCGGACAATGTCCGCATGGCGGCGCGCGGCATTGATATCGATAAACTGACAAAAGCGCTGGAAAGCAATAACCGCAATGACGGCGCCGGGCGTCTGACCGAAGGTGAAGAAGCCTTGATCGTACGGGCCGAAGGCCGTATCAAGACACTGGATGATGTCGCTGCCATTGTCGTCGATAACAAGAATGGCGCGCCGATCAAAGTCAGCGATGTCGCTGACATTCAAGTGGGTGCGCTGACCCGCTACGGCGCGGTCAGTAAAAACGGCAAAGGGGAATCGATCACCGGCCTGGTGCTCAGTTTGCGCGGTGCCAATGCCCGCCAGACCATCGAAGGCATAGAGAAGAAAATGGACGAGCTTAAAGCCGGCTTTCCGCCCGGCGTCGAAGCCAAGGTGTTCTACAACCGCAGCAATCTGGTCAATAAAGCCGTCGATACGGTTCAGCATGCCTTGCTGGAAGCGATCGTGCTGGTTGTGGTTCTGCTGATTCTGTTCCTCGGCAACCTGCGCGCCGCGCTGACCGTAGCCTTGATCCTGCCGCTGGCGGCCCTCGTGACCTTCATCCTGATGCAGCAGATGGACATGTCGGCCAACCTGATGAGCCTTGGCGGACTGGCCATCGCGATCGGCATGCTCGTCGATGGGGCCGTGGTCGTGGTCGAAAACATCATCACGCACATGGCCCATACGGAAAAAGCCCAGCGCCTGCCGCGCCTGCATGTGATTTATCGGGCCGCGCGCGAAGTGTCCGTGCCCGTGACTTCGGGCATCCTGATCATCATCATCGTGTTTCTGCCGCTGCTGACCTTGCAGGGCCTGGAAGGCAAGCTGTTCACGCCCGTGGCCTTGACCATCGTGTTCGCGCTCAGCGGCTCGCTGCTGCTGTCCTTGTCGGTGATTCCGGTGCTGTCTTCCTATCTGTTGAAGAAAGCATCGCACGAAGAACCCTGGCTGCCCCGGCAGTTGCTGAGACTGTATCAACCGGCCTTGCTGTGGTGCATCGCCAACAGCAAGAAAGTCTTTACCGGTGTCGGCGTCTTGCTGGTCCTGACCGTGGCGGCCTTCACGCAGATCGGCAGCACGTTCATGCCGACCATGGACGAAGGCGATATTATCGTACAGCTGGAAAAACTGCCGTCGATTACGCTGGCAGACTCGGTTGCTCTGGACGTGCAGGTGCAGAAAAACCTGCTCAAGAACATTCCCGAAATAACCGATGTGGTTGCGCGCGTCGGCACCGATGAGCTGGGCCTGGACCCGATGAGTTTGAATGATACCGATACCTTCCTGATCCTGAAACCCAAGGAGGAGTGGCGCATGCGCAGCAAGGAAGAGCTGATTGAGGAAATCCGTCGCGTCATGGCAGCCACGCCAGGCATTGCCTTTAAATTCACGCAGCCGATCGAGATGCGTGTGTCGGAAATGCTGACCGGTACGCGCGGCGATGTCGCAGTCAAACTATTTGGCCCGGAGCTGAGCGTACTGAATGAAAAAGCAGCACAGATCGCCGGAGTCTTGAGGGATATCAAAGGCTCCAGCGATGTGTTCACAAAGCAAAATGAAGGCATGCAGTTTCTACAGGTGACGATCGACAAAACGGCGGCCGGGCGTCTGGGCCTGGACAGCGACAGCATCGAGACGATGTTGCGCTCGCAGATCGAAGGGCTGAAACTGGGCATCGTGCAGGAAGGCATCAGGCGCACGCCGCTGATTATCCGCGGCGGCAGCAATACGACCAACTTTGAAAACCTGCAGGTGACCTTGCCCGATGGCGGCCATGTGCCGATCACGACCGTCGCGCACCTAGAGAAAGTCGAAGGCGTGGTGTCGGTAGAGCGCGAGCGGGGCCAGCGTTTTGTCGTGATCAGCAGCAACGTGCAGGATCGCGACCTGGTCGGTTTTGTCGATGAAGCACGTCAGGCCGTCAAGGACAAGGTCGATTTGCCGACCGGCTATTTCGTTGAATTCGGCGGCCAGTTCGAGAATCAGCAGCGCGCCGCCGCCACGCTCTCGGTCGTGGTCCCGGTGTCGCTGGGCCTGATCTTCCTGCTGCTGTTCTCGACGTTCGGTTCGGTGCGCCAGGCTACATTAGTCTTGTCGAATATTCCATTGGCCATGGTCGGCGGCGTTTTCGCCTTGTGGCTGTCTGGCGAATATCTGTCGGTGCCGGCTTCGGTCGGCTTTATTGCCCTGCTGGGCATCGCGGTATTGAACGGCGTGGTCATGGTCAGCTATTTCAACCAGTTGCGCGCGGCCGGCATGGCTATGGCGCAGGTCGTTGTCGTCGGCTCCATGCGCCGTTTACGTCCCGTACTGATGACGGCCAGCATCGCGGCCTTCGGCCTGATTCCATTGCTGTTTGCGACCGGCCCCGGCTCCGAGATTCAGCGCCCGCTGGCTATCGTCGTGATAGGCGGCTTGGTGTCATCGACTTTTCTGACGCTGTTTCTGTTGCCTATTTTATTTAAATTATTCGGTCAATCGCCTGAGCTGCAAGCCGAGATGAACTCAATGACCGATGGAGTCAAATCATGA
- a CDS encoding efflux RND transporter periplasmic adaptor subunit — translation MRIILLLLLSLVGVSVQAADNVIQINQPQIDSLGIKLGKPEHASQVPVLYAPAKIVVPPTNEYVVSTTQAGLVNKLYAAVGDKVQKGQALAELHSQDLLALQQQYLKAVNELNLGQAVYNRDKKLLEEGVISDKRSQETRSQYQLYLTEANETKQLLAMAGMSNAEIQRLAKTQRLSSLLTLRAPLSGVVLERMASAGQRIDSLAPLYRIADLSELWLEINIPQERIGDINVGDQVTIENTDVTAHISLLGQSVNPENQTLLARAVIKGMPAAVRVGQKVNTRIIHGSDKTEAFKVPNAAIAQYEGKAYIFVRAGQGFMVKPVTVIGKQDRDSIITGELTGAEDIAVTGAVALKANWLGLGGDE, via the coding sequence ATGAGAATCATCTTATTATTACTGTTGAGCCTGGTTGGTGTCAGCGTCCAGGCGGCAGACAATGTCATTCAAATAAACCAGCCCCAGATTGACAGTTTGGGCATCAAACTGGGCAAGCCGGAACACGCCAGCCAAGTTCCAGTCCTGTATGCGCCAGCCAAAATAGTGGTCCCGCCTACGAACGAATACGTCGTCAGCACCACCCAGGCTGGCTTGGTCAATAAACTGTATGCAGCGGTCGGCGATAAAGTCCAGAAAGGTCAGGCGCTGGCTGAGCTTCATAGCCAGGATCTGTTGGCCTTGCAACAGCAATACCTTAAAGCCGTCAATGAGCTGAACTTAGGTCAGGCTGTTTATAACCGGGATAAAAAACTGCTGGAAGAAGGCGTCATATCCGACAAGCGCTCGCAGGAAACGCGCAGCCAGTATCAGCTTTATCTGACCGAAGCGAACGAAACCAAGCAGCTGCTGGCAATGGCCGGCATGTCGAACGCAGAAATCCAGCGTTTGGCAAAAACTCAGCGCTTGAGCAGCCTGCTGACGCTGCGCGCGCCCCTGTCAGGCGTCGTGCTTGAGCGCATGGCCTCCGCCGGCCAGCGTATAGACAGTCTGGCGCCGCTGTACCGCATTGCCGATCTGAGCGAGCTCTGGCTGGAAATCAATATCCCCCAGGAGCGTATAGGCGACATTAATGTCGGCGATCAGGTGACGATCGAAAATACCGATGTCACTGCGCACATCAGCCTGCTCGGCCAAAGCGTCAATCCGGAAAACCAGACATTGCTGGCCAGAGCCGTCATCAAAGGCATGCCAGCAGCCGTACGCGTCGGGCAAAAAGTCAATACGCGGATTATTCATGGCAGCGACAAGACGGAGGCATTCAAAGTCCCGAACGCGGCCATCGCCCAGTATGAAGGCAAGGCTTATATCTTTGTCCGCGCGGGCCAGGGCTTTATGGTCAAGCCAGTCACCGTTATCGGCAAGCAGGATAGGGACTCGATCATTACCGGTGAGCTGACCGGCGCTGAAGATATCGCCGTCACGGGTGCGGTTGCGCTGAAAGCCAATTGGCTGGGACTCGGGGGCGATGAGTAA
- a CDS encoding TolC family protein yields MFALHLIRGCLPVYLLATSLAFADALPTVTVDHRDPIEIDAGMSLSQTIDLTLEKHPDNSWLKALEEESAALEQRSKSWFAGAPSVGLFFQEATSGTLHYGDASVKAPLWNFGQRDAEEAVARQAENSAQTQSAAVKLHVAGLVRAALWDMELQQIRYDQAHNEVHVFEQLLAKVERRVELGDLPRADLLLAQTELLQKRAVLTLAEAEVMHARKRYATITQMTKVPGNYRETLAGIAEIQQNHPALVAVNNLIARKQAEVEAIRAVGSGQPDVAVGINTDHGPDERSNKTESFNISVTVPFGGQAHLAPRVAAANVELNRLVAEREQLRRDLDQAHHEAEHNLEVNRAELTIAENLKQAAVEHLKMTELSFSLGEINLLDLLKIQSRAQQAILNAKERSVILERDKAMYNQAVGVIP; encoded by the coding sequence ATGTTTGCCCTTCATCTTATTAGAGGGTGTTTGCCTGTGTATCTGCTGGCCACTTCGCTGGCCTTTGCCGATGCGCTACCTACTGTCACTGTGGACCATCGCGACCCGATTGAAATCGATGCCGGAATGAGTCTTTCTCAAACTATTGATTTAACGCTGGAAAAACATCCTGACAACTCCTGGCTCAAAGCGTTGGAAGAAGAATCCGCTGCCCTTGAGCAACGCAGCAAGAGCTGGTTCGCCGGCGCGCCCAGCGTCGGACTGTTCTTTCAGGAAGCCACCAGCGGCACATTGCATTATGGCGATGCCAGTGTTAAAGCGCCACTGTGGAACTTCGGCCAGCGCGATGCCGAAGAGGCCGTTGCGAGACAAGCTGAAAACAGCGCGCAGACGCAATCGGCTGCCGTTAAACTACATGTGGCAGGACTGGTCAGAGCGGCACTGTGGGACATGGAACTGCAGCAAATCCGCTATGATCAGGCACATAATGAAGTCCATGTATTTGAACAATTACTGGCCAAGGTTGAGCGCCGCGTCGAGCTAGGCGACCTGCCGCGTGCCGACTTATTGCTGGCGCAGACCGAATTGCTGCAAAAGCGCGCCGTGCTGACGCTAGCCGAGGCTGAAGTCATGCATGCGCGCAAACGCTATGCCACCATCACGCAGATGACGAAAGTGCCCGGCAATTACCGTGAAACCCTGGCCGGTATAGCCGAAATCCAGCAGAATCATCCCGCTCTGGTCGCCGTAAATAATCTCATCGCCCGCAAGCAGGCCGAAGTCGAGGCCATCAGAGCAGTGGGATCGGGCCAACCCGACGTTGCGGTCGGTATCAACACCGATCATGGCCCTGACGAACGCAGTAACAAGACCGAAAGCTTCAATATCAGCGTGACCGTACCGTTTGGAGGTCAAGCGCATCTGGCTCCGCGAGTGGCTGCAGCCAATGTCGAACTGAACAGATTGGTAGCCGAACGCGAACAGCTCCGTAGAGATCTCGATCAGGCCCACCATGAAGCCGAGCATAACCTGGAAGTCAATCGGGCCGAACTGACTATTGCCGAAAATTTAAAACAGGCGGCCGTAGAGCATTTAAAAATGACGGAGTTGAGTTTTTCGCTGGGCGAAATCAACCTGCTCGACTTGCTGAAGATCCAATCCAGAGCTCAGCAAGCCATCCTGAATGCCAAGGAACGTTCAGTCATACTGGAGCGCGATAAGGCGATGTACAACCAAGCCGTCGGAGTTATACCATGA
- a CDS encoding Tim44 domain-containing protein, whose protein sequence is MNRYTGIVATLLIGLSLSLGSISDAEAKRFGGGSSFGGRSSFSQPYKRSADAPARSATQQQQQAAQPNQAAKPSWSRGLMGMLGGLALGGLLGSLLAGGAFQGINFLDILVLAALAFMLYKFFAAKKAREQQPVYDRTAGHYDNSASAYTPYQEPQSSSSNPSGFDTDIMFKKDKPSAEPAMQSFQQDADFGQSQDIAVPAGFDTQAFLSGAKTAFKTLQKAWDDRDLAEIRGLTTDKVFAEIQDQLKASSEENRTDILKLDAELLEVREVGSELQAVVLFDVIMREDADAQTNQVREVWHFIKPKNSIQPTWYLDGIQQLED, encoded by the coding sequence ATGAACAGATATACCGGCATAGTTGCAACTTTATTAATAGGCCTGTCTCTGTCGCTGGGCAGTATTTCAGATGCAGAGGCCAAACGCTTCGGCGGCGGCAGTTCGTTCGGCGGCCGATCCTCATTCAGCCAGCCTTACAAACGTTCTGCTGATGCGCCGGCCCGTTCGGCTACTCAACAGCAGCAACAGGCCGCACAGCCCAACCAGGCAGCCAAACCGAGCTGGAGCCGCGGCCTGATGGGCATGCTGGGCGGTCTGGCGCTGGGCGGCTTGCTGGGTTCACTGCTGGCCGGCGGCGCTTTCCAGGGCATCAACTTCCTCGATATCCTGGTGCTGGCCGCTCTGGCATTCATGCTGTATAAATTCTTCGCGGCCAAAAAAGCGCGCGAACAACAGCCCGTTTACGATCGGACTGCCGGCCATTACGACAACAGCGCGTCGGCCTATACGCCGTATCAGGAGCCGCAATCCAGTTCATCGAACCCGTCCGGTTTCGATACCGACATTATGTTTAAAAAAGACAAACCGAGCGCTGAGCCCGCTATGCAGAGCTTCCAGCAGGATGCCGACTTTGGCCAGAGTCAGGACATCGCCGTTCCGGCAGGTTTTGACACGCAGGCGTTTTTGTCCGGCGCCAAAACAGCTTTCAAGACACTGCAAAAAGCCTGGGATGACCGCGACCTGGCCGAAATCAGAGGACTGACGACCGACAAGGTATTCGCCGAGATTCAGGACCAGCTGAAAGCCTCCAGCGAAGAAAACCGCACCGACATTCTGAAACTGGACGCAGAACTGCTGGAAGTGCGCGAAGTCGGCTCGGAGCTGCAGGCGGTCGTGCTGTTCGACGTGATCATGCGCGAAGATGCCGATGCGCAGACCAACCAGGTCCGCGAAGTCTGGCATTTCATTAAACCCAAAAACAGCATCCAGCCCACTTGGTATCTGGACGGTATCCAGCAATTGGAAGATTGA
- a CDS encoding dioxygenase family protein, translating to MSTSPNQEFTEKVLKAYSDIDNPRLKSVISILIKHLHACVKEMKVTDKEWEFAWDFMKRMAEKTSPLGNEFLFFADVMGLSQLIEILNHGEQEQPVRVALVGPFFRANAPFRERGASIASNDAPGARVRISGRVFEFENNAPIEGAILDIWQAAANGLYENQDEQQPDYHLRGRFRTDENGTFELIALMPTTYRIPDDGPVGEFLKIAKRPPIRPAHIHVIVSAPGYETLVTQIFVKGDPDIEDDVVFTASQNMVGDFRQEGDAFRLTYDFPLKRGISTMPKAPIPA from the coding sequence ATGAGCACCTCACCTAATCAAGAATTCACTGAGAAAGTGCTGAAGGCTTACTCGGATATCGATAACCCACGGCTCAAATCCGTCATCTCGATCCTGATCAAACATCTGCATGCCTGCGTTAAAGAGATGAAGGTGACCGACAAGGAATGGGAGTTTGCCTGGGACTTCATGAAAAGAATGGCCGAGAAAACCAGCCCTCTTGGAAATGAATTCCTCTTTTTTGCCGACGTCATGGGCCTGAGTCAGTTGATTGAAATACTCAATCATGGCGAGCAGGAACAACCGGTGAGGGTTGCACTGGTGGGGCCTTTCTTTCGTGCTAACGCCCCTTTCCGCGAACGAGGCGCTTCCATTGCCAGCAACGATGCGCCGGGCGCTCGCGTCCGAATTTCAGGGCGGGTATTCGAATTTGAGAATAACGCTCCCATTGAAGGGGCGATTCTCGATATCTGGCAAGCCGCGGCCAATGGCCTGTATGAGAACCAGGATGAGCAACAGCCGGACTACCATCTGCGCGGCCGTTTCAGAACGGATGAAAACGGGACTTTCGAGCTGATCGCGCTGATGCCGACTACCTATCGCATTCCGGACGACGGTCCGGTAGGCGAATTCTTGAAGATCGCCAAACGGCCGCCCATCAGGCCGGCGCACATCCATGTTATCGTGTCGGCGCCCGGTTATGAAACGCTCGTCACGCAAATCTTCGTCAAAGGGGATCCGGACATTGAAGACGATGTCGTTTTTACGGCGAGCCAGAACATGGTCGGCGATTTCAGGCAGGAAGGGGACGCCTTTCGTCTCACCTATGATTTTCCGCTCAAGCGAGGTATCTCGACCATGCCGAAAGCACCGATTCCTGCTTAG